In Natronococcus occultus SP4, the following proteins share a genomic window:
- a CDS encoding aldo/keto reductase codes for MADQIAPDFCPTTSNGTPMLGLGTWENDDPEQCAESVRNALERGYRHIDTAQAYGNEDAVGEGLANADVDREEVFLATKIWIDNLGYEDVKETARESMDRLGVDYLDMLYVHWPAGEYDPEETLSAFAELYDEGLIENVGVSNFMAEDLETAIDVCDAPIAANQVELHPLLPQEDLREACESYDVDVVAYSPLARGQVFNHDGLEEVASRHGVSEAQVSLAWLREKGIVAIPKATGEDHIEDNWESLLVELDRSDIDTIDAIDEVSREVDPDFAPWN; via the coding sequence ATGGCAGACCAAATCGCTCCCGACTTCTGTCCGACGACGTCGAACGGAACCCCGATGCTCGGGCTCGGCACCTGGGAAAACGACGACCCTGAACAGTGCGCCGAGAGCGTCCGGAACGCCCTCGAGCGAGGGTACCGTCACATCGACACGGCACAGGCCTACGGCAACGAGGACGCCGTCGGCGAGGGGCTCGCGAACGCCGACGTCGACCGCGAGGAGGTCTTCCTCGCGACGAAGATCTGGATCGACAACCTCGGCTACGAGGACGTCAAAGAGACGGCCCGAGAGAGCATGGACCGTCTCGGCGTCGATTACCTCGACATGCTGTACGTTCACTGGCCCGCCGGGGAGTACGACCCCGAGGAGACCCTCTCGGCGTTCGCGGAGCTGTACGACGAGGGGCTGATCGAGAACGTCGGCGTCAGCAACTTCATGGCCGAGGACCTCGAGACGGCGATCGACGTCTGTGACGCCCCGATCGCGGCCAACCAGGTCGAGCTTCACCCGCTGCTTCCCCAGGAGGACCTGCGCGAGGCCTGCGAGAGCTACGACGTCGACGTCGTCGCCTACTCGCCGCTGGCCCGCGGCCAGGTCTTCAACCACGACGGGCTCGAGGAGGTCGCGTCCCGACACGGCGTCAGCGAGGCCCAGGTCAGCCTCGCCTGGCTGCGCGAGAAGGGTATCGTCGCGATCCCGAAGGCGACCGGCGAGGACCACATCGAGGACAACTGGGAGTCGCTGCTGGTCGAACTCGACCGCTCGGATATCGACACGATCGACGCCATCGACGAGGTCAGCCGCGAGGTCGATCCGGACTTCGCCCCCTGGAACTAG